In Pseudomonas rhizosphaerae, one DNA window encodes the following:
- a CDS encoding AMP-binding protein translates to MRDYFSTAQAFDYSQTSAQDLHGTLEQLNACVECCDRHLDTRHSGKPAVALYCESQQGVATQYTFEQLHAYAAQFGNFLLTQGVKPGDRVAGLMPRTVELLIAILGTWRIGAVYQPLFTAFGPKAIEQRLHCSQANWVVTDLHNRPKLDELEQRPNVLTVGCTAASANEHDFWTVLQGQSRECDPVMLDGNAPFMLMCTSGTTGPAKPLEVPLRALLAFKGYLRDAVQLRAEDRFWNLADPGWAYGLYYAVAGPLALGHATLFYDGGFTVDSTCRVIDKYAITNLAGSPTAYRMLIAAGDRFAAGVRGRLRIASSAGEPLNPQVIRWFAEHLGVVVHDHYGQTELGMVLCNHHGLDHPVHEGSAGFAVPGHRIVVLDAQLQELPAGQPGVLAVDRERSPLCWFGGYLGMPTKAFKGKYYLSGDTVELNVDGSISFVGRNDDVITTSGYRVGPFDVESALIEHPAVVEAAVVGKPDPERTEVIKAFVVLQAGFQAGPELAETLRLHVRQRLAAHAYPREIEFVEQLPKTPSGKLQRFILRNQEIAKQQAPSA, encoded by the coding sequence ATGCGCGATTACTTCAGCACCGCCCAGGCTTTCGATTATTCGCAAACCTCCGCGCAGGATCTGCACGGCACCCTCGAGCAGCTCAACGCCTGTGTCGAATGCTGCGACCGTCACCTTGATACCCGTCACTCTGGAAAGCCCGCCGTGGCCCTGTATTGCGAATCGCAGCAGGGCGTCGCCACGCAGTACACCTTCGAGCAGTTGCACGCGTACGCCGCGCAGTTCGGCAATTTCCTGCTCACACAGGGCGTAAAGCCTGGCGATCGCGTGGCCGGATTGATGCCGCGGACCGTGGAATTGCTGATCGCCATACTCGGTACCTGGCGCATCGGCGCGGTCTACCAGCCGCTGTTCACCGCGTTCGGGCCCAAGGCCATCGAGCAACGCCTGCACTGCTCCCAGGCGAACTGGGTGGTGACCGACCTGCACAATCGCCCGAAGCTCGACGAGCTGGAACAGCGCCCGAATGTGTTGACCGTGGGCTGCACCGCAGCAAGCGCCAACGAACATGATTTCTGGACCGTGCTGCAAGGGCAGAGCCGCGAATGCGATCCCGTCATGCTCGATGGCAACGCACCCTTCATGCTCATGTGCACCTCCGGTACCACCGGGCCGGCAAAACCCCTGGAAGTCCCGCTGCGCGCATTGCTGGCGTTCAAGGGTTACCTGCGCGATGCCGTGCAGCTGCGCGCCGAAGATCGCTTCTGGAACCTGGCCGATCCCGGCTGGGCCTACGGCCTTTATTACGCCGTCGCCGGTCCGCTGGCGCTGGGGCATGCCACGCTGTTCTACGACGGCGGCTTTACGGTCGACAGTACGTGCCGGGTGATCGACAAGTACGCGATCACCAACCTTGCAGGCTCACCGACGGCCTATCGCATGCTGATCGCGGCCGGTGACCGTTTCGCTGCCGGTGTGCGCGGACGCCTGCGTATTGCCAGCAGCGCTGGAGAGCCGCTCAACCCGCAGGTCATTCGCTGGTTCGCCGAACACTTGGGTGTCGTGGTCCATGACCACTACGGCCAGACCGAGCTGGGCATGGTGCTGTGCAACCACCATGGGCTCGACCATCCGGTGCATGAAGGCTCTGCCGGTTTTGCCGTGCCGGGCCACCGTATCGTCGTGCTCGACGCGCAGTTGCAGGAGCTGCCCGCCGGTCAGCCGGGTGTGCTGGCGGTGGACCGCGAGCGCTCGCCGCTGTGCTGGTTCGGCGGTTACCTAGGCATGCCGACCAAGGCCTTCAAGGGCAAGTACTACCTGAGCGGCGACACCGTCGAGCTCAATGTGGACGGCAGCATCAGCTTCGTCGGGCGTAACGACGATGTCATCACCACTTCGGGTTACCGCGTAGGACCTTTCGACGTGGAGAGCGCGTTGATCGAGCACCCGGCGGTGGTCGAGGCCGCTGTAGTGGGCAAGCCCGATCCCGAACGCACCGAAGTGATCAAGGCGTTCGTGGTGCTGCAAGCCGGTTTCCAGGCCGGCCCCGAGCTGGCCGAAACCCTGCGCCTGCATGTGCGTCAGCGTCTGGCCGCCCATGCGTATCCGCGCGAGATCGAATTCGTCGAGCAGCTCCCCAAGACACCCAGCGGTAAATTGCAGCGCTTCATCTTACGCAACCAGGAAATCGCCAAGCAGCAGGCGCCCAGCGCCTGA
- a CDS encoding AraC family transcriptional regulator gives MNLPRHPLDASSLRDTISIHLVREAVRDSHVDVGPILQTVGIDGALLLDEQARVPVSSYARLWRQLARALDDEFFGMDARPLRRGSFAFLCQACMHQPTVADALKRALEFLGLMLADYDARLATQQSLAEIVIRERGAEPKRAFSCFTYWMIVHGIACWLAGRRIPILAMELRGPAPAYLGDYQVMFSANLRFDRPRTRLIFAAEHLNIPVRRSATELRRFLARAPANILVRYRDPESLGWRIRQHLRNLPAAQFPPIEAMASHCGVSVATLRRRLAEEGAGYQVLKDSVRRERAVLWLAEPQATFEDIAERLGFADASSFYKAFRKWTGASPGHYRSLILDAGDSQGARQN, from the coding sequence GTGAACCTGCCCCGACACCCGCTCGACGCTTCGTCGCTGCGCGATACGATTTCGATCCACCTGGTACGCGAGGCCGTGCGCGACAGCCATGTCGACGTCGGTCCTATCCTTCAAACGGTAGGCATCGACGGTGCGCTGCTGCTCGATGAGCAGGCCCGGGTGCCGGTCAGCAGCTACGCTCGGCTCTGGCGCCAGTTGGCCCGCGCGCTCGACGACGAATTCTTCGGCATGGACGCGCGGCCCTTGCGCCGCGGCAGCTTTGCTTTCCTGTGCCAGGCCTGCATGCATCAGCCCACCGTGGCTGACGCGCTCAAGCGGGCCCTGGAGTTTCTCGGGCTGATGCTCGCCGACTACGACGCACGCCTGGCGACCCAGCAATCGCTGGCGGAGATTGTCATACGCGAGCGCGGCGCCGAGCCCAAGCGGGCGTTTTCCTGTTTCACCTACTGGATGATCGTGCACGGCATCGCCTGCTGGCTGGCGGGTCGGCGCATCCCGATCCTGGCGATGGAGCTGCGCGGACCTGCACCTGCGTACTTAGGCGATTACCAGGTGATGTTCTCGGCCAACCTGCGCTTCGACCGGCCACGCACTCGGCTCATTTTCGCTGCCGAGCACCTGAACATTCCTGTACGACGCAGCGCAACGGAGCTTCGGCGCTTCCTCGCCCGTGCCCCGGCCAACATCCTGGTGCGCTACCGCGATCCGGAGAGCCTCGGCTGGCGCATTCGGCAACACCTGCGCAACCTGCCGGCGGCGCAGTTTCCGCCGATCGAAGCCATGGCAAGCCATTGCGGGGTCTCGGTGGCCACGCTGCGTCGGCGCCTGGCCGAGGAGGGCGCCGGTTACCAGGTGCTCAAGGACAGTGTGCGCCGGGAGCGCGCGGTGCTCTGGCTGGCCGAGCCCCAGGCGACTTTCGAAGACATCGCCGAGCGCTTGGGTTTTGCCGACGCCAGCTCGTTTTACAAGGCGTTTCGCAAATGGACCGGCGCCAGCCCCGGCCACTATCGCAGCCTCATTCTCGACGCAGGCGATTCACAGGGTGCCCGCCAGAATTAA
- a CDS encoding Lrp/AsnC family transcriptional regulator, producing MDKFDVAILEILQADCTRPLADIAEQIGLGGTACWRRIQKLEQQGVITQRVALLDARELNVAVTVFAELRTQRHNAQWLADFHTVIGALPEVVECYRMAGDTDYMLRIVVPDIAGYDAVYKRLIQVEGITDISSTFAMERIKSTTVLPLQYAKRT from the coding sequence ATGGACAAGTTCGACGTGGCAATCCTCGAGATCCTTCAGGCCGATTGCACCCGCCCGCTGGCTGATATCGCCGAGCAGATCGGCCTGGGTGGCACGGCGTGCTGGCGACGCATTCAGAAGCTCGAACAACAGGGCGTGATCACCCAGCGGGTCGCACTGCTCGATGCACGCGAGCTGAATGTCGCGGTGACAGTGTTCGCCGAGTTGCGCACGCAGCGGCACAACGCGCAGTGGCTGGCGGACTTCCACACCGTGATCGGCGCATTACCCGAAGTAGTGGAGTGTTATCGAATGGCGGGGGACACGGACTACATGCTGCGCATCGTGGTGCCGGACATAGCCGGCTATGACGCGGTGTACAAGCGGCTGATCCAGGTAGAGGGGATAACCGACATCAGCTCGACGTTCGCCATGGAGCGCATCAAGTCGACCACCGTGCTGCCCCTGCAATACGCAAAACGCACGTAG
- a CDS encoding amino acid ABC transporter ATP-binding protein, which produces MNHSRVSDVASQQAGVRVRKLNKWYGEFHVLKDIDLHIASGEIVVICGPSGSGKSTLIRCLNLLEDFQQGEVIIGDTPLTRSAACVAGMRRQVGMVFQQFNLFPHLTVLDNLMLGPRLVSRLSDAEARALAHEYLERVRIGNQADKYPGQLSGGQQQRVAIARALCMRPRIMLFDEPTSALDPEMVKEVLDVMGELAKDGITMLCVTHEMGFARRVADRIIFMDRGCIVEEAKPQDFFDHPQHERAREFLSQILSR; this is translated from the coding sequence ATGAATCATTCGAGGGTTTCCGACGTGGCCAGCCAGCAAGCGGGTGTCCGCGTGCGCAAACTGAACAAGTGGTACGGCGAATTCCATGTGCTCAAGGACATCGACCTGCACATTGCCAGTGGCGAGATCGTGGTCATCTGCGGGCCGTCGGGCTCCGGCAAGTCCACGCTGATCCGCTGCCTGAACCTGCTCGAAGACTTTCAGCAGGGCGAGGTGATCATCGGCGATACGCCGCTGACCCGCAGCGCCGCCTGCGTGGCCGGCATGCGCCGTCAGGTGGGCATGGTCTTTCAGCAGTTCAACCTGTTTCCGCACCTGACCGTGCTTGACAACCTCATGCTCGGGCCGCGTCTGGTCAGCCGCCTCAGCGATGCCGAAGCGCGGGCGCTGGCCCACGAATACCTGGAACGGGTGCGCATCGGTAACCAGGCCGACAAGTATCCAGGGCAGCTGTCCGGTGGCCAGCAGCAACGCGTGGCGATCGCCCGAGCGTTGTGCATGCGCCCGCGGATCATGCTCTTCGATGAACCGACCTCGGCGCTCGACCCGGAGATGGTCAAGGAGGTGCTTGATGTCATGGGCGAGTTGGCCAAGGACGGCATCACCATGCTCTGCGTGACCCATGAAATGGGCTTTGCCCGCCGGGTTGCCGACCGGATCATCTTCATGGACCGGGGCTGCATCGTCGAAGAGGCCAAGCCACAGGACTTCTTCGATCATCCCCAGCACGAACGGGCGCGGGAGTTTCTCTCGCAGATTCTCAGCCGCTGA
- a CDS encoding RcnB family protein, with the protein MTTSKLLPRLALATLCALSVPAFAADVGDKDQSVTLDRPGTEPHEFEKGDKVPDSYKRKELAVNPAQKGLAQPEENEQWVEIKDKFVRVNIPNGTIVEMIDKTSVKKK; encoded by the coding sequence ATGACCACTTCCAAGCTGCTGCCCCGCCTCGCGCTCGCTACCCTTTGCGCCCTGAGCGTGCCCGCTTTCGCAGCCGACGTCGGCGATAAAGACCAGAGCGTTACGTTGGACCGTCCGGGCACCGAGCCGCACGAATTCGAAAAAGGCGACAAGGTGCCCGATTCCTACAAGCGCAAGGAGCTGGCGGTCAACCCGGCCCAGAAGGGTCTGGCGCAGCCTGAAGAGAACGAGCAGTGGGTGGAGATCAAAGACAAGTTCGTGCGCGTGAACATTCCGAACGGCACCATCGTGGAAATGATCGACAAGACTTCGGTCAAGAAGAAGTAA
- a CDS encoding SDR family NAD(P)-dependent oxidoreductase, which yields MHVKDKVFMVSGAASGLGAATARMLAQAGARLMLVDLNAEALQAQATELEAGYAVADITQADAAQAAVDMALHSFGELHGLVNCAGVVAGEKILGKQGAHSLDSFSRIININLIGTFNLLRLAAEAISKSTANAEGERGVIINTASVAAFDGQVGQAAYAASKGAVASMTLPAARELARYGIRVMTIAPGIFETPMMAGMTDEVRAALSADVPFPPRLGKPEEYAALVRHIIENSMLNGEVIRLDGALRMAAR from the coding sequence ATGCATGTCAAAGACAAAGTGTTCATGGTCAGTGGCGCCGCCTCCGGGCTGGGCGCCGCTACCGCGCGGATGCTGGCCCAGGCCGGTGCGCGCCTGATGCTGGTAGACCTCAATGCCGAGGCGTTGCAGGCGCAGGCCACTGAGCTGGAAGCAGGTTACGCAGTGGCCGACATCACCCAGGCCGATGCGGCCCAGGCCGCCGTGGACATGGCCCTGCACAGCTTTGGCGAACTGCACGGCCTGGTCAATTGCGCCGGCGTGGTCGCCGGCGAAAAGATCCTCGGCAAGCAGGGCGCGCACTCACTGGACAGCTTCAGCCGGATTATCAATATCAACCTGATCGGCACCTTCAATCTGCTGCGTCTGGCTGCCGAAGCCATTTCCAAAAGCACCGCGAATGCCGAAGGCGAGCGCGGGGTGATCATCAATACCGCTTCGGTGGCTGCTTTCGACGGCCAGGTAGGTCAGGCGGCGTATGCGGCGTCCAAGGGCGCGGTGGCCAGCATGACCCTGCCGGCGGCGCGCGAGCTGGCCCGCTACGGCATTCGCGTAATGACCATCGCGCCGGGCATCTTCGAAACACCGATGATGGCCGGCATGACCGATGAGGTGCGCGCTGCCTTGAGCGCCGACGTACCCTTTCCACCACGCCTGGGCAAGCCCGAGGAATATGCGGCACTGGTGCGCCACATCATCGAAAACAGCATGCTCAATGGCGAGGTGATCCGTCTCGACGGCGCCCTGCGCATGGCGGCCAGATAA
- a CDS encoding DNA-binding protein, protein MAVGVPETDVFAAADAVLARGERPTVERVRLELGRGSPARVGALLDQWWERLAERLRGETRLPGLPAEVAQAFVAIWQQATTLAQGVVEQSLANQREVLAAEHERVAALEDQARRDTAQARRQAAEADTARINAETRLADLEKLLAQRQVQIDDLQQQRIELQHARGELQADLVALQQTLRDQQHQAEHSRLAQEAYVRAVEERSHREVDRAREDLKARNLEAREQQKQIETLHKRLEQARIELGEAQLQAAAMDARSALAIEQGEHARQQLEAQLLSAQQAQASAQQAAAAQQARAETLDAQLALLRLPPPRKPRSRKTE, encoded by the coding sequence ATGGCAGTAGGTGTACCGGAAACAGACGTATTTGCCGCAGCCGATGCGGTGCTGGCTCGCGGTGAGCGGCCAACGGTCGAGCGCGTGCGTCTGGAGCTGGGCCGAGGCAGCCCGGCCAGGGTCGGCGCGCTGCTCGATCAATGGTGGGAGCGCCTGGCCGAGCGGCTGCGCGGAGAAACCCGCCTGCCGGGGCTTCCGGCTGAAGTGGCGCAGGCATTCGTGGCGATCTGGCAACAGGCAACCACCCTGGCCCAGGGTGTGGTCGAACAGTCGCTCGCTAACCAACGCGAGGTGCTGGCGGCTGAACACGAGCGCGTTGCGGCCCTAGAGGACCAGGCCCGCCGCGACACCGCGCAGGCCCGGCGCCAGGCAGCCGAGGCGGATACGGCACGCATCAATGCCGAAACCCGACTGGCCGATCTGGAAAAGCTTCTGGCCCAGCGCCAGGTGCAGATCGACGACCTGCAACAGCAGCGGATCGAACTGCAGCATGCGCGGGGCGAGCTCCAGGCTGATCTCGTGGCGCTGCAACAGACGCTGCGCGATCAACAACATCAGGCCGAGCACAGCCGCCTGGCTCAGGAGGCGTACGTGCGCGCAGTGGAGGAGCGCTCGCACCGCGAGGTCGATCGCGCCCGTGAGGACCTCAAGGCGCGCAACCTGGAGGCCCGCGAGCAGCAGAAACAGATCGAAACGTTGCACAAGCGTCTGGAGCAGGCCCGAATCGAGTTGGGCGAGGCGCAACTCCAGGCGGCGGCCATGGACGCCCGTTCAGCGTTGGCCATCGAGCAGGGCGAGCACGCTCGGCAGCAACTCGAAGCGCAGCTGCTTAGCGCGCAACAAGCCCAGGCCTCAGCGCAGCAAGCCGCCGCAGCCCAGCAGGCACGGGCCGAAACCCTGGACGCGCAACTTGCGCTGCTACGCCTGCCACCGCCACGCAAGCCACGCAGCCGAAAGACCGAGTGA
- a CDS encoding site-specific integrase — protein MKNTVGIALVEIRPLNLHSLAETTAQAAEAFVAAGTAANTVRSYRSALAYWSAWLKLRYSRELGDGALPVAVAIQFVLDHLARPMDDGNWNHLLPKAVDQALVEAGAKSRPGPLAYSTVQHRLAVLGKWHRVKGWDSPIDAPALKTLLRSAQKAQVRQGVTVRKKTAMALEPLQAMLATCTDGLRGTRDRALLLLAWSGGGRRRSEVVGLQVGDVRRLDADTWVYSLGATKTDTAGARREKPLRGPAAHALAAWLAAAPASTGPLFRRLYRGDKVSSHGIGGDQVARIVQRRAQLAGLEGDWAAHSLRSGFVTEAGRQGVPLGDVMAMTEHRSVATVMGYFQAGSLLGSTATQLLKSED, from the coding sequence ATGAAAAATACAGTTGGCATCGCTCTGGTCGAAATCAGGCCACTGAATCTGCACTCGCTGGCGGAAACCACCGCCCAGGCGGCTGAGGCGTTCGTTGCTGCCGGCACCGCGGCCAACACCGTGCGCAGCTATCGCAGCGCCCTGGCGTATTGGTCCGCCTGGCTGAAACTGCGTTACAGCCGAGAGCTGGGCGACGGTGCGTTGCCTGTGGCCGTGGCGATTCAGTTCGTCCTCGATCACCTGGCGCGACCCATGGATGACGGCAACTGGAATCACCTGTTGCCGAAGGCCGTCGATCAGGCCTTGGTCGAAGCCGGCGCCAAATCGCGCCCCGGCCCGCTGGCCTACAGCACGGTGCAGCATCGTTTGGCGGTGCTGGGCAAATGGCATCGGGTCAAAGGCTGGGACAGTCCGATCGACGCCCCTGCGCTGAAGACCCTGCTGCGTAGCGCGCAGAAGGCACAAGTGCGCCAGGGCGTGACCGTGCGCAAGAAAACGGCCATGGCCCTGGAGCCGTTGCAGGCCATGCTGGCAACCTGCACCGACGGACTGCGTGGCACGCGTGACCGTGCCCTGCTACTGCTGGCCTGGAGCGGCGGCGGTCGGCGCCGCTCGGAAGTGGTCGGGTTGCAAGTGGGCGACGTGCGTCGTCTGGACGCCGACACCTGGGTCTACAGTCTCGGCGCTACCAAGACCGACACTGCCGGGGCGCGACGGGAGAAGCCATTGCGCGGCCCGGCCGCCCATGCGTTGGCCGCCTGGCTAGCCGCTGCGCCAGCCAGCACGGGCCCGTTGTTTCGCCGGCTGTACCGTGGTGACAAGGTGTCGAGCCACGGCATTGGCGGTGACCAGGTGGCCCGCATCGTCCAACGCCGGGCCCAACTGGCCGGCCTGGAGGGTGACTGGGCCGCCCACAGCCTGCGCTCGGGTTTCGTGACCGAGGCCGGGCGACAGGGCGTGCCCCTGGGGGACGTGATGGCGATGACCGAGCACCGCAGCGTGGCGACGGTCATGGGCTACTTCCAGGCGGGGTCGCTGCTGGGCAGCACGGCCACCCAACTACTGAAGAGCGAGGATTAG
- a CDS encoding acetyl-CoA C-acyltransferase, with product MNEDPIVIVSAVRTPMGGFQGDLRSLTAPQLGAAAIAAAVERAGVEAGSVDQVLFGCVLPAGLGQAPARQAALGAGLPYATTCTTLNKMCGSGMQAMLMGHDALLAGSARVVVAGGMESMSNAPYLLDRARDGYRMGHGRVLDHMFLDGLEDAYEPGRLMGTFAEDCAQGHGFSRQTQDEFALASLSRARQAISDGSFTSQIVPVQVTRNKQTLTISDDEQPPKANPDKIPTLKPAFREGGTVTAANSSSISDGAAALLLMRRSEAQARGLAPLAVIHGHTAFADAPHLFPVAPIGAIRKLVETTGWALPDVDLFEINEAFAVVTLAAMQALDLPADKVNVNGGACALGHPIGASGARIVVTLLAALRQRNLRRGIAAICIGGGEATAIAVECLY from the coding sequence ATGAATGAAGATCCGATCGTTATCGTCAGTGCCGTGCGCACACCCATGGGTGGCTTTCAGGGCGACCTGCGCAGCCTGACGGCGCCGCAGCTGGGCGCAGCCGCCATCGCCGCAGCCGTCGAGCGTGCCGGTGTCGAGGCTGGCAGCGTCGACCAGGTGCTGTTCGGCTGCGTGCTGCCAGCCGGGCTGGGCCAAGCCCCGGCGCGGCAGGCGGCACTGGGTGCCGGGCTGCCCTATGCAACCACCTGCACCACCCTGAACAAGATGTGCGGCTCGGGCATGCAAGCCATGCTCATGGGCCATGATGCGCTGCTGGCGGGCAGTGCCCGTGTGGTGGTTGCCGGCGGTATGGAAAGCATGTCCAACGCGCCGTACCTGCTGGACCGCGCCCGCGACGGTTATCGCATGGGCCACGGTCGGGTACTCGACCACATGTTCCTCGATGGTCTGGAAGACGCTTACGAACCCGGCCGGTTGATGGGCACCTTTGCCGAGGACTGCGCCCAGGGGCACGGTTTCAGCCGTCAGACGCAGGACGAATTCGCCCTGGCCTCGCTGAGCCGCGCACGCCAGGCCATCAGCGACGGCAGTTTCACCTCGCAGATCGTGCCGGTGCAGGTCACGCGCAACAAGCAAACGCTAACCATCAGTGACGACGAGCAGCCACCCAAGGCCAATCCGGACAAGATCCCCACGCTGAAACCGGCCTTTCGCGAGGGCGGCACGGTGACGGCGGCCAACTCCAGCTCCATTTCCGATGGGGCTGCCGCCTTGCTGTTGATGCGTCGTAGCGAAGCTCAGGCTCGCGGACTCGCACCGCTGGCGGTCATTCATGGGCACACGGCCTTTGCCGACGCGCCGCACCTGTTCCCCGTAGCGCCCATTGGCGCCATTCGCAAGCTGGTGGAAACCACCGGGTGGGCGTTGCCAGACGTCGACCTGTTCGAGATCAACGAAGCATTCGCCGTGGTCACCCTGGCCGCCATGCAGGCGCTCGACTTGCCGGCGGACAAGGTCAACGTCAACGGCGGTGCCTGCGCCTTGGGCCACCCGATTGGCGCCTCTGGCGCGCGCATCGTGGTGACCTTGCTGGCGGCCCTGCGGCAACGCAACCTGCGCCGTGGCATCGCCGCGATCTGTATCGGCGGCGGCGAAGCGACGGCCATTGCGGTGGAGTGCCTGTATTGA
- a CDS encoding cysteine desulfurase family protein, whose protein sequence is MPTLPAYLDYAATTPIDDQVIKAMLACMGRDAVFGNPASSGHAFGQQARQAVELARRQVAELLHAPADDIVWTSGATESNNLAIKGCTRPGDHIVSSVLEHKAVIDTVREQQAAGCEVTWLSPDAHGLIQPEAVRLALRPNTRLVSLMWVNNELGTLTDIVEIGRLVNAHGALLHVDAAQAAGKVDIDLSHGVIDLLSLSAHKVYGPKGIGALYVGPRARPVLRAQMHGGGHEQGLRSGTLATHQIVGMGAAFALASAQMHEDNQHIAALAARLREGLLALPGVSLTGCAEWRIPHTLNVCIASGSFSTQAVAARIAVSSTSACNSASAAASHVLLALGLSEAQASSSLRVSLGRYSTKEDIEIAITTIKNALQAPAPFW, encoded by the coding sequence ATGCCTACCCTTCCCGCTTATCTGGATTACGCCGCCACTACCCCCATCGACGACCAGGTCATCAAGGCCATGCTCGCCTGCATGGGCCGCGATGCCGTGTTCGGCAACCCGGCTTCGAGCGGTCACGCTTTTGGCCAGCAAGCGCGCCAAGCGGTCGAATTGGCCAGACGGCAAGTGGCGGAGCTGCTCCATGCGCCGGCCGACGACATCGTCTGGACTTCGGGGGCTACCGAGTCCAACAACCTGGCGATCAAGGGCTGCACCCGGCCGGGAGATCACATTGTCAGCAGTGTGCTGGAGCACAAGGCGGTCATCGATACCGTTCGCGAGCAACAGGCTGCCGGCTGCGAAGTCACCTGGCTCAGCCCGGACGCCCACGGCCTCATCCAGCCGGAGGCCGTGAGGCTGGCGCTGCGACCCAACACGCGGCTGGTGTCGCTGATGTGGGTCAACAATGAACTGGGCACACTGACCGACATCGTCGAAATTGGCCGGCTGGTCAACGCCCATGGCGCACTGCTGCACGTGGACGCGGCGCAAGCGGCCGGCAAGGTTGACATCGACCTGTCCCATGGCGTGATCGACCTGTTGTCGCTGTCTGCGCACAAGGTGTATGGCCCCAAGGGCATTGGCGCCCTGTACGTCGGGCCGCGGGCGCGACCTGTGTTGCGCGCACAGATGCATGGCGGCGGCCATGAGCAGGGACTGCGCTCGGGCACGCTGGCAACCCACCAGATCGTTGGAATGGGCGCGGCATTCGCCTTGGCATCCGCGCAGATGCACGAAGATAACCAGCACATCGCAGCATTGGCCGCACGCTTGCGCGAAGGCTTGCTGGCACTGCCGGGCGTCTCACTCACGGGATGCGCCGAGTGGCGAATTCCTCATACCCTCAACGTGTGCATTGCCAGTGGCTCTTTTTCCACGCAAGCGGTCGCTGCGCGCATCGCGGTGTCTTCGACCTCGGCGTGCAACTCGGCGAGCGCTGCTGCCTCGCATGTGTTGCTGGCTTTGGGTTTGAGTGAGGCCCAGGCGTCGAGCAGTTTACGGGTGAGCCTGGGCCGATACAGCACAAAAGAGGATATCGAGATCGCCATCACCACGATCAAGAACGCACTGCAGGCTCCTGCACCCTTCTGGTAA
- a CDS encoding amino acid ABC transporter permease produces MFKDHIVKPRATDSPAFMGTVAAVTFAVTLFAGLGESGLARLMAPILLDLQAPLARDIAVAVTFTLTLVLNLFVLGRFPLRAQIVTVWCELLLMFLLFFDTFDLSYSFIATKVGFMITQGVFTTVYVSAISIAIAFVLALLGATARLSSNGFAIAIASFYTSFFRGVPLLIQIYLIYLGIPQLGYVVGAVPAGILALSLCYGAYMTEIFRAGISSIPRGQWEASRAIGLSPLQTMMRVVLPQSMRLIIPPTGNQFISMLKDSSLVSVIGVWELMFLARTQGRAEFRHLEMLITAAVLYWVLSIVLETVQARLEKHFNRAHR; encoded by the coding sequence ATGTTCAAGGACCACATCGTCAAGCCCCGCGCAACCGACAGCCCGGCCTTCATGGGTACGGTGGCCGCCGTCACCTTCGCCGTCACCCTGTTCGCCGGCCTGGGCGAGAGCGGCCTGGCGCGGCTGATGGCGCCGATACTGCTGGACCTGCAGGCACCCCTGGCCCGGGACATTGCCGTAGCGGTCACTTTCACCCTGACGCTGGTCCTCAATCTGTTCGTGCTCGGGCGGTTCCCCTTGCGGGCGCAGATCGTCACGGTGTGGTGCGAACTGCTGTTGATGTTCCTGCTGTTCTTCGACACCTTCGATCTGTCTTACTCGTTCATCGCCACCAAGGTCGGCTTCATGATTACCCAAGGGGTATTCACGACCGTGTACGTGTCGGCGATTTCCATCGCCATCGCCTTCGTGCTTGCTCTGCTGGGCGCCACCGCGCGCTTGTCGTCGAACGGTTTCGCCATCGCCATCGCGAGTTTCTACACCTCGTTCTTCCGTGGCGTGCCATTGCTGATCCAGATCTACCTCATCTACCTGGGTATTCCGCAACTGGGCTATGTGGTCGGTGCCGTGCCCGCAGGCATCCTGGCCCTGTCGCTGTGCTACGGCGCGTATATGACGGAGATCTTCCGTGCGGGCATCAGCAGCATTCCGCGCGGGCAATGGGAGGCGTCGCGAGCCATTGGGCTGTCGCCGCTGCAGACCATGATGCGGGTGGTGCTGCCACAGTCCATGCGGCTGATCATTCCGCCCACCGGCAACCAGTTCATCTCCATGCTCAAGGACAGTTCGCTGGTGTCGGTGATCGGCGTCTGGGAGTTGATGTTCCTGGCGCGCACCCAGGGCCGCGCGGAGTTCCGCCACCTGGAAATGCTGATTACCGCAGCGGTGCTGTACTGGGTGCTGTCGATCGTGCTGGAAACGGTCCAGGCACGCCTGGAAAAGCACTTCAATCGCGCCCATCGTTGA